In Janibacter cremeus, a genomic segment contains:
- a CDS encoding 1-acyl-sn-glycerol-3-phosphate acyltransferase, giving the protein MFYWMLKMVFVGPLLKLLFRPRVEGLEHLPDEGAAILASNHLSFSDSIFLPLVMERRLTFLAKADYFTGKGIKGRLTAAFFRGVGQLPIDRSGGQASEAALSAGLKVLEGGDLLGLYPEGTRSPDSRLYRGRTGVARMALTAGVPVIPVAMIDTDKAQPTGQIVPNIRRIGIKIGKPLDFSRYEGMEGDRFVLRSITDEIMYELMQLSDQEYVDMYATSMKERLLTRAKRRARELQEAARPGRAAPELEEALGGDGDENNPWSDESRDGL; this is encoded by the coding sequence GTGTTCTATTGGATGCTCAAGATGGTCTTCGTCGGACCATTGCTCAAGCTGTTGTTCCGACCACGGGTCGAGGGCTTGGAGCACCTCCCCGACGAGGGGGCGGCCATCCTGGCCAGCAACCACCTGTCCTTCTCGGACTCGATCTTCCTCCCGCTGGTCATGGAGCGTCGCCTGACCTTCCTCGCGAAGGCCGACTACTTCACCGGGAAGGGGATCAAGGGTCGACTGACCGCGGCCTTCTTCCGCGGCGTCGGTCAGCTGCCGATCGACCGCAGCGGTGGTCAGGCGAGTGAAGCCGCACTCAGTGCCGGACTGAAGGTTCTCGAGGGTGGTGACCTCCTGGGGCTCTACCCGGAGGGCACGCGCTCGCCCGACTCGCGCCTCTACCGCGGTCGTACCGGTGTTGCCCGCATGGCGCTGACCGCCGGCGTGCCGGTCATACCCGTCGCCATGATCGACACGGACAAGGCCCAGCCCACCGGTCAGATCGTCCCCAACATCCGCCGGATCGGGATCAAGATCGGCAAGCCGCTCGACTTCTCCCGCTACGAGGGGATGGAGGGCGACCGCTTCGTGCTGCGCTCCATCACCGACGAGATCATGTACGAGCTGATGCAGCTGTCCGACCAGGAGTACGTCGACATGTACGCCACGTCGATGAAGGAGCGTCTGCTCACCAGGGCGAAGCGGCGCGCTCGCGAGCTGCAGGAGGCCGCACGGCCGGGACGCGCCGCCCCGGAGTTGGAGGAGGCCCTCGGTGGCGACGGGGACGAGAACAACCCCTGGTCCGACGAGAGTCGGGACGGGCTCTAG
- a CDS encoding class II 3-deoxy-7-phosphoheptulonate synthase produces MTTAVPTSASTDPSLPVDRPAAQQPEWPDRAALDDAVATLGSLPPLVFAGECDDLRDRMAAASVGEAFVLQGGDCAETFVHATADNIRDRIKTVLQMSAVLTYGAGMPVVKMGRMAGQFAKPRSKNTETRDGVTLPAYRGDMVNDFAFTQESRTPDPQRLVHGYHTSASTLNLVRAFTQGGFADLRRVHDWNVGFVSNAANRRYEGLAREIDKAMRFMAACGVDFDAMKTTEFWSAHEALLLDYERPMTRVDSRTGDLYDTSGHFLWVGERTRQIDHAHLDFVSRIRNPIGMKVSDKADPEELLRIIDLLDPEREPGRLTFITRMGHDTIREALPPIIEKVRDSGAIVTWICDPMHGNTFESASGFKTRDFEHVVDEVRGFFEVHQSLGTVPGGLHVELTGNDVTECLGGAERILDADLNKRYESVCDPRLNHQQSLELAFLTAEMLSSR; encoded by the coding sequence GTGACCACTGCAGTGCCGACCTCCGCTTCCACCGACCCCTCGCTGCCCGTCGACCGTCCGGCGGCCCAGCAGCCCGAGTGGCCGGACCGTGCTGCCCTCGACGACGCGGTCGCGACGCTCGGCAGCCTGCCGCCCCTCGTCTTCGCCGGGGAGTGCGACGACCTGCGTGACCGCATGGCGGCCGCCTCGGTCGGGGAGGCCTTCGTCCTGCAGGGTGGTGACTGCGCGGAGACCTTCGTCCACGCGACCGCCGACAACATCCGCGACCGGATCAAGACGGTGCTGCAGATGTCCGCCGTGCTCACCTACGGCGCCGGCATGCCCGTGGTGAAGATGGGCCGCATGGCCGGTCAGTTCGCCAAGCCGCGCAGCAAGAACACCGAGACCCGCGACGGCGTGACCCTGCCGGCCTACCGCGGTGACATGGTCAACGACTTCGCCTTCACGCAGGAGTCGCGCACCCCGGACCCGCAGCGGCTCGTCCACGGCTACCACACGAGTGCCTCGACGTTGAACCTCGTGCGCGCCTTCACCCAGGGCGGTTTCGCCGACCTGCGGCGCGTGCACGACTGGAACGTCGGCTTCGTCTCCAACGCCGCCAATCGCCGCTACGAGGGTCTTGCCCGCGAGATCGACAAGGCGATGCGTTTCATGGCCGCCTGTGGTGTCGACTTCGACGCGATGAAGACCACGGAGTTCTGGTCCGCCCACGAGGCGCTGCTGCTGGACTACGAGCGTCCGATGACGCGCGTCGACTCGCGCACCGGCGACCTCTACGACACCTCGGGGCACTTCCTGTGGGTCGGCGAGCGCACTCGGCAGATCGACCACGCGCACCTGGACTTCGTCAGCCGGATCCGCAACCCCATCGGGATGAAGGTCTCCGACAAGGCCGACCCGGAGGAGCTGCTGCGGATCATCGACCTGCTCGACCCGGAGCGCGAGCCCGGCCGCCTGACGTTCATCACCCGGATGGGCCACGACACGATCCGTGAGGCGCTGCCGCCGATCATCGAGAAGGTGCGCGACTCCGGCGCGATCGTCACCTGGATCTGCGACCCGATGCACGGCAACACCTTCGAGTCGGCATCGGGCTTCAAGACCCGCGACTTCGAGCACGTCGTCGACGAGGTCCGCGGTTTCTTCGAGGTGCACCAGTCGCTGGGCACGGTCCCGGGCGGTCTGCACGTCGAGCTCACCGGCAACGACGTCACCGAGTGCCTCGGTGGGGCCGAGCGGATCCTCGATGCGGACCTGAACAAGCGCTACGAGAGCGTCTGCGACCCGCGACTGAACCACCAGCAGAGCCTGGAGCTGGCCTTCCTGACCGCCGAGATGCTCAGCAGTCGCTGA
- a CDS encoding SRPBCC family protein: MADSTRSSIVVDAPAGDVLDIIADLEAYPEWITEFTAVEILTEDGDGWPDRAQFSLDAGPIKDTYILKYLWDVEEDGQGVASWSLLEASVLKAMDGSYTLTSTPEGKTEVVYELTVDLKVPMLGMLKRKAEKVIVDSALRDLKKRVEV; the protein is encoded by the coding sequence ATGGCCGACAGCACCCGCTCCAGCATCGTCGTGGACGCACCCGCCGGTGACGTCCTCGACATCATCGCCGACCTCGAGGCCTACCCGGAATGGATCACGGAGTTCACGGCCGTGGAGATCCTCACCGAGGACGGCGACGGCTGGCCCGACCGGGCGCAGTTCAGCCTCGACGCCGGCCCGATCAAGGACACCTACATCCTCAAGTACCTCTGGGACGTCGAGGAGGACGGCCAGGGGGTCGCCTCGTGGAGCCTCCTCGAGGCCTCCGTGCTCAAGGCGATGGACGGTTCCTACACCCTCACCTCGACGCCCGAGGGGAAGACCGAGGTCGTCTACGAGCTGACCGTGGACCTCAAGGTGCCGATGCTGGGCATGCTCAAGCGCAAGGCGGAGAAGGTCATCGTCGACTCCGCGCTGCGCGACCTGAAGAAGCGCGTCGAGGTCTGA
- a CDS encoding AMP-dependent synthetase/ligase, with translation MNDSAMPRLIEGNPTDSLADLPGRNAASEPQRVSFTIKEQGAWRDVTAAQFNQDVRGLAKGLIAAGLEAGDRLAIMARTRYEWTLLDFAAWTAGGVPVPIYETSSAEQVEWIVKNSGTRFIVVETAKHEEVAAEARGNLSGVDELWVIDRGDLDQLVEAGSTISDEDLQARIDGQQRDSIATIIYTSGTTGRPKGCELTHDNFLGLAENAIAKLGDVLNKDDASTLLFLPLAHVFARFIEVLAVAANRRMGHSADIANILDDFQSFQPTFILAVPRVFEKIFNKANEQATADGKGTIFAKAAETAIAWSEGQDSGSVPLKVKILHGVFDKLVYSKLRAKMGNKVEYAVSGGAPLGTRLGHFFRGIGVTILEGYGLTETSAPATVNIPEKVKIGTVGPPLPGVSIRLADDNEVLVKGVNVLRGYHDNEEATLEALKDGWFHTGDLGELDEDGYLKITGRKKEILVTAGGKNVAPAVLEDRLKAHPIISQCLVVGDGKPFIAALVTLDEEMLPGWAANNGLDGLTVEQARTNETVLAEIQGAVDEANKAVSKAESIRKFTVLEEDFTEENGTLTPSMKLKRNVIMRDFVEAVDSLYGS, from the coding sequence GTGAACGACAGTGCGATGCCTCGACTCATCGAGGGCAACCCCACCGACTCCTTGGCGGACCTGCCGGGACGGAACGCGGCGAGTGAGCCGCAACGGGTCTCCTTCACGATCAAGGAGCAGGGCGCGTGGCGTGATGTGACCGCCGCACAGTTCAACCAGGACGTGCGCGGCCTGGCCAAGGGCCTGATCGCCGCCGGGCTCGAGGCCGGCGACCGCCTGGCCATCATGGCCCGCACCCGCTACGAGTGGACCCTGCTGGACTTTGCGGCGTGGACCGCCGGTGGCGTCCCCGTGCCGATCTACGAGACGAGCTCCGCCGAGCAGGTCGAGTGGATCGTCAAGAACTCCGGCACCCGCTTCATCGTCGTCGAGACGGCCAAGCACGAGGAGGTGGCCGCCGAGGCCCGTGGCAACCTCAGCGGCGTCGACGAGCTGTGGGTCATCGACAGGGGCGACCTCGACCAGCTCGTCGAGGCCGGCTCGACCATCAGCGACGAGGACCTGCAGGCCCGGATCGACGGCCAGCAGCGCGACTCCATCGCCACGATCATCTACACCTCCGGAACGACCGGTCGCCCCAAGGGCTGCGAGCTGACGCACGACAACTTCCTCGGCCTGGCGGAGAACGCCATCGCCAAGCTCGGCGACGTGCTCAACAAGGACGATGCGTCCACGCTGCTCTTCCTGCCGCTCGCCCACGTCTTCGCCCGCTTCATCGAGGTGCTCGCCGTCGCGGCGAACCGTCGCATGGGACACAGTGCCGACATCGCCAACATCCTCGACGACTTCCAGTCCTTCCAGCCCACCTTCATCCTCGCCGTGCCGCGCGTGTTCGAGAAGATCTTCAACAAGGCCAACGAGCAGGCCACCGCAGACGGCAAGGGCACAATCTTCGCCAAGGCCGCCGAGACCGCCATCGCGTGGTCCGAGGGCCAGGACAGTGGCTCCGTCCCGCTGAAGGTCAAGATCCTGCACGGCGTCTTCGACAAGCTCGTCTACAGCAAGCTGCGCGCGAAGATGGGCAACAAGGTCGAGTACGCCGTCTCCGGTGGCGCACCGCTGGGCACCCGTCTGGGCCACTTCTTCCGTGGCATCGGCGTGACGATCCTGGAGGGCTACGGCCTGACCGAGACCAGCGCCCCGGCGACGGTCAACATCCCGGAGAAGGTCAAGATCGGGACCGTCGGCCCGCCGCTGCCGGGCGTCTCGATCAGACTCGCCGATGACAACGAGGTCTTGGTCAAGGGCGTGAACGTCCTGCGTGGCTACCACGACAACGAGGAGGCCACCCTCGAGGCGCTCAAGGACGGCTGGTTCCACACGGGTGACCTCGGCGAGCTCGACGAGGACGGCTACCTGAAGATCACCGGCCGCAAGAAGGAGATCCTCGTGACCGCCGGCGGCAAGAACGTCGCCCCCGCCGTCCTCGAGGACCGCCTCAAGGCGCACCCGATCATCAGCCAGTGCCTCGTCGTCGGTGACGGCAAGCCCTTCATCGCCGCGCTCGTCACCCTCGACGAGGAGATGCTGCCGGGGTGGGCCGCCAACAACGGCCTCGACGGGCTGACCGTCGAGCAGGCGCGCACCAACGAGACGGTCCTCGCCGAGATCCAGGGCGCGGTGGACGAGGCCAACAAGGCCGTGTCCAAGGCCGAGTCGATCCGCAAGTTCACCGTCCTCGAGGAGGACTTCACCGAGGAGAACGGCACCCTCACCCCGTCGATGAAGCTCAAGCGCAACGTCATCATGCGCGACTTCGTCGAAGCGGTGGACAGCCTCTACGGCAGCTGA
- a CDS encoding response regulator produces the protein MTAAPTALTVLVADDHPLWRDALVRDLHQAGFDVVGTASDGPSTVRRTRATTPEVLVLDLNLPQMRGDEVCRAISDLPTRVLILSASGEEKDVLAAVKAGASGYLVKSASPGEIREAVTATGAGEAVFTPGLAGLVLGEFREMSSRAKAAPEDAAGAPGRSNPADVPELTDREVEILRYVAMGMTAKEIAADLVLSHRTVQNHVQNILGKLHLHNRVELTRFAISRGLDQPE, from the coding sequence ATGACTGCTGCCCCGACCGCACTGACGGTCCTCGTCGCCGACGACCACCCGCTGTGGCGGGACGCGCTCGTGCGTGATCTTCACCAGGCCGGATTCGACGTCGTCGGCACTGCCTCCGACGGACCGTCGACGGTGCGCCGGACCCGCGCGACCACACCCGAGGTCCTCGTCCTCGACCTCAACCTCCCGCAGATGCGCGGCGACGAGGTCTGCCGCGCCATCAGTGACCTGCCGACCCGGGTCCTCATCCTCTCGGCCAGCGGTGAGGAGAAGGACGTGCTGGCGGCGGTCAAGGCCGGCGCGAGCGGGTACCTCGTCAAGTCAGCATCACCGGGGGAGATCCGGGAGGCGGTGACCGCCACCGGTGCCGGGGAGGCCGTCTTCACGCCCGGGTTGGCGGGCCTGGTGCTCGGCGAGTTCCGTGAGATGAGCAGCCGGGCCAAGGCCGCGCCCGAGGACGCAGCCGGCGCTCCCGGGCGATCCAACCCAGCCGACGTGCCGGAGCTGACCGACCGGGAGGTCGAGATCCTGCGGTACGTCGCGATGGGCATGACGGCCAAGGAGATCGCCGCGGATCTCGTCCTCTCCCACCGGACGGTGCAGAACCACGTGCAGAACATCCTCGGCAAGCTCCACCTGCACAACCGCGTGGAGCTGACGCGCTTCGCGATCAGCCGCGGCCTCGACCAGCCGGAGTGA
- the macS gene encoding MacS family sensor histidine kinase, whose amino-acid sequence MAIEPGGGAAPRRYSPSPLFDSAAGRGLAAYRFLAFVYAGVLVVGHRDHVVLWWPIIAYGIVVLTWSVIAPLRPRPTTLAVGIELLIACVGIFLTSEVYDPASVADGISTVPGVWAASPVIAGALLAGMRGGVLAALVVSVANIIQAVEPSQLTYHNIVLLLLVGALIGLAVQLARESQQRLEQAVAASERLAERERIGRQVHDGVLQALALIHRRGRAMGGEGVDIAELAADQERSLRTMISRLDPVPPRAGAATARAECADLAVTLSRMRSARVEVVLPAGEVRLPTATAREVEAAVVAALDNVEQHAGGDARAWVLLDADDERIEVVVRDNGTGIAPERLVEAAAQGRLGASSSIRGRMVDLGGDASWRSPVAGGTTVTLTLPAEHMAGSGP is encoded by the coding sequence ATGGCCATCGAGCCGGGGGGTGGGGCAGCGCCGCGTCGCTACAGCCCCTCCCCGCTCTTCGACAGCGCCGCAGGGCGTGGTCTGGCCGCCTACCGTTTCCTTGCCTTCGTCTACGCCGGGGTCCTCGTCGTCGGCCACCGTGACCACGTCGTCCTGTGGTGGCCGATCATCGCTTACGGCATCGTCGTCCTGACCTGGTCGGTCATCGCCCCGCTACGGCCACGGCCCACCACGCTGGCCGTCGGCATCGAGCTGCTCATCGCCTGCGTCGGCATCTTCCTCACCAGCGAGGTCTACGACCCCGCGTCGGTCGCGGACGGGATCTCCACCGTCCCCGGTGTCTGGGCCGCCTCGCCGGTGATAGCGGGGGCGCTGCTCGCCGGGATGCGCGGGGGAGTCCTCGCCGCGCTCGTGGTCTCGGTGGCCAACATCATCCAGGCCGTCGAGCCCAGTCAGCTGACCTACCACAACATCGTCCTGCTGCTCCTGGTCGGCGCGCTGATCGGCCTGGCCGTGCAGCTGGCACGGGAGAGCCAGCAACGCCTCGAGCAGGCCGTCGCCGCCAGCGAGCGTCTGGCCGAGCGCGAGCGGATCGGACGCCAGGTGCATGACGGCGTCCTCCAGGCGCTCGCCCTGATCCACCGCCGCGGTCGAGCCATGGGTGGCGAAGGGGTGGACATCGCCGAGCTCGCAGCGGACCAGGAGCGGTCCCTGCGCACGATGATCTCGCGGCTCGACCCGGTGCCGCCGAGGGCGGGAGCCGCCACGGCTCGGGCCGAGTGCGCCGATCTCGCCGTGACCCTGAGCCGGATGCGGTCGGCCCGGGTCGAGGTCGTCCTCCCCGCAGGCGAGGTGCGCCTGCCCACCGCGACGGCCAGGGAGGTCGAGGCGGCCGTGGTCGCCGCCCTGGACAACGTCGAGCAGCACGCCGGTGGCGACGCGCGGGCGTGGGTCCTGCTGGACGCCGATGACGAGCGCATCGAGGTCGTCGTCCGGGACAACGGCACCGGCATCGCACCAGAGCGCCTCGTCGAGGCGGCGGCCCAGGGTCGGCTGGGGGCCAGCAGCTCCATCCGCGGTCGGATGGTCGACCTCGGCGGGGACGCGAGCTGGCGATCCCCAGTCGCCGGGGGGACGACGGTGACCCTCACCCTGCCGGCGGAGCACATGGCAGGCTCCGGACCATGA
- a CDS encoding polyketide cyclase / dehydrase and lipid transport, producing the protein MRVQRPGVVDVVDETFVRAEPLTVRAALEEPGVLDRLWPGLQREVAQDRGAKGVRWWTRGEVTGRLEIWLEEVPGGTIVHHFIHGEQQSGRRGWEKRHRRRWKDGVHEIKDRLEGRRR; encoded by the coding sequence ATGCGCGTGCAACGCCCCGGAGTCGTCGATGTCGTCGACGAGACCTTCGTGCGCGCCGAGCCACTGACGGTCCGGGCCGCGCTGGAGGAGCCGGGTGTGCTCGACCGGCTGTGGCCGGGCCTGCAGCGCGAGGTCGCACAGGACCGGGGGGCGAAGGGGGTGCGCTGGTGGACCCGGGGTGAGGTCACCGGCCGGTTGGAGATCTGGTTGGAGGAGGTGCCGGGCGGCACGATCGTCCACCACTTCATCCACGGGGAGCAGCAGTCCGGGCGGCGTGGGTGGGAGAAGCGCCACCGTCGTCGGTGGAAGGACGGGGTCCACGAGATCAAGGACCGACTCGAGGGCCGTAGGCGATAG
- a CDS encoding ROK family protein — protein sequence MSPAPAVGIDIGGTKIAGALVDSMGRITHREQLPTPGEETVDVLDTTAQMVTTLVAAAGGDVSGIGMACAGMVDGRAGRLWFSPNLPLRDLDVAAEIRQRTGHDVVLENDANAAAWGEYRFGAGIDCNDMLLATVGTGIGGGCIIDDRLLRGAFGIGGEIGHITIDPNGPRCGCGNDGCLEVYASGTALERYARELIASGEAKGAGLRHRCGGTPEALTGQDVTELARAGDEGAVALFAQLGARLGEGLASVCAVVDPAVVVIGGGVADTGALLIGPTTEAFAAHLIGRGHRPSPTIVVAALGNDAGLVGAAALARESTA from the coding sequence ATGAGCCCGGCACCAGCAGTCGGCATCGACATCGGGGGCACCAAGATCGCGGGGGCCCTCGTGGACTCCATGGGCCGGATCACCCACCGGGAGCAGCTGCCCACCCCCGGGGAGGAGACCGTCGACGTCCTCGACACGACCGCCCAGATGGTCACCACCCTCGTGGCCGCGGCCGGTGGCGATGTCTCGGGCATCGGGATGGCCTGTGCCGGGATGGTCGACGGCCGCGCCGGTCGCCTGTGGTTCTCACCCAACCTGCCGCTGCGCGACCTGGACGTCGCTGCGGAGATCCGGCAGCGCACCGGGCACGACGTCGTCCTGGAGAACGATGCCAACGCCGCCGCGTGGGGCGAGTACCGCTTCGGTGCCGGCATCGACTGCAACGACATGCTGCTGGCCACTGTCGGCACCGGCATCGGCGGCGGATGCATCATCGACGACCGGCTCCTGCGAGGTGCCTTCGGCATCGGCGGCGAGATCGGGCACATCACCATCGACCCCAACGGCCCGCGCTGCGGCTGCGGCAACGACGGTTGCCTCGAGGTCTACGCCTCCGGGACCGCCCTGGAGCGGTACGCCCGAGAGCTCATCGCCTCCGGTGAGGCGAAGGGGGCCGGCCTGCGCCACCGCTGCGGCGGCACCCCCGAGGCGCTCACCGGCCAGGACGTGACCGAGCTGGCCCGTGCCGGGGACGAGGGCGCGGTCGCGCTCTTCGCCCAGCTCGGGGCCCGCCTGGGCGAGGGCCTGGCCTCGGTGTGCGCTGTCGTCGACCCGGCCGTCGTGGTCATCGGCGGGGGAGTCGCCGACACCGGTGCACTCCTGATCGGGCCGACCACGGAAGCCTTTGCCGCGCACCTCATCGGGCGGGGCCATCGCCCGTCGCCGACCATCGTGGTCGCCGCCCTCGGCAACGACGCGGGGCTCGTCGGTGCCGCCGCCCTGGCCCGGGAGTCCACCGCGTGA
- the pknB gene encoding Stk1 family PASTA domain-containing Ser/Thr kinase — protein MTTASHPLVGELVDGRYRVLRHLADGGMATVLLATDTRLDRDVALKVMRPDLAADQTFVSRFRREARSAARLSHPNVVPVYDQGEDDGQVFLAMEYVEGRSARELVDAEGALTPRAALDLMESVLMGLSVAHDAGYIHRDVKPENILIADNGQVKVADFGLARAVTSQTATVDDGVLYGTVAYLSPEQVERGIADARSDIYAAGLVLFELLTGTRAIEGESPIHTAFQHVHGGVPAPSERVTGLPAPLDDLVALATHRDPDERPRGAGEYLKSLHATRDELTSQQLDRRPTGTGAAGAAAGTPTLAHPRPTRTRALGATATAGHTPHVTAEVPVDTGREGPPSSRRRGRGLLAALLALLLLAGGAGYWYVTAGPGGSVLVPDVAGQTRDEVATTLDGHDLELTEQSAFSEDVAKGNAITSNPPAETELAKGSEVTVVFSKGPERYEVPELAGLTVDAAKAALAKRNLALGDTTQQWHESVAKGEIISADPGAGTELKRDQEVTVAVSKGPEPIPVPSVTGQSAAAAIAALEKADLSVTRTDDVYSTSVDKGLVASQSPADGTLTRGETVTITVSKGPEMVTVPDVQGLSEAEAKRKLKAAGLTGAPQPGLGSLLDQVIDTRPSSGQSVEKGSTVKIYGL, from the coding sequence GTGACCACGGCATCCCATCCCCTCGTCGGCGAGCTCGTCGACGGGCGGTACCGCGTGCTGCGCCACCTCGCCGACGGCGGCATGGCCACGGTCCTCCTCGCCACCGACACCCGTCTGGACCGGGACGTCGCCCTGAAGGTCATGCGTCCCGACCTCGCCGCGGACCAGACCTTCGTCTCCCGTTTCCGTCGCGAGGCGCGCTCCGCCGCCCGGCTGAGCCACCCCAACGTCGTCCCGGTCTACGACCAGGGCGAGGACGACGGACAGGTCTTCCTCGCGATGGAGTACGTCGAGGGACGGAGCGCACGTGAGCTGGTCGACGCCGAGGGTGCCCTGACCCCCCGCGCCGCCCTCGACCTCATGGAGTCGGTCCTGATGGGCCTGTCCGTCGCCCACGACGCCGGCTACATCCACCGGGACGTCAAGCCCGAGAACATCCTCATCGCCGACAACGGCCAGGTGAAGGTCGCCGACTTCGGTCTCGCCCGGGCCGTCACCTCGCAGACGGCGACCGTCGACGACGGGGTCCTCTACGGCACCGTCGCCTACCTCTCTCCCGAGCAGGTCGAACGCGGCATCGCCGACGCCCGCAGCGACATCTACGCCGCCGGGCTCGTCCTCTTCGAACTGCTCACGGGCACCCGCGCCATCGAGGGAGAGTCCCCGATCCACACCGCCTTCCAGCACGTCCACGGCGGGGTCCCGGCGCCCTCCGAGCGGGTCACGGGTCTGCCCGCACCGCTGGACGACCTCGTCGCCCTGGCCACGCACCGGGATCCGGACGAGCGGCCCCGCGGCGCGGGCGAGTACCTCAAGTCGCTCCACGCCACCCGGGACGAGCTGACATCGCAGCAGCTCGACCGCCGACCCACGGGTACCGGGGCGGCCGGTGCGGCAGCCGGCACGCCGACCCTCGCCCACCCCAGACCGACTCGCACGCGCGCTCTGGGGGCGACCGCCACCGCGGGCCACACTCCCCACGTCACTGCCGAGGTGCCGGTCGACACCGGCCGGGAGGGCCCCCCTTCGTCCCGTCGGCGGGGTCGTGGTCTGCTGGCTGCGCTGCTCGCGCTGCTCCTGCTCGCCGGTGGCGCCGGCTACTGGTACGTCACGGCGGGCCCCGGCGGATCCGTCCTCGTGCCCGATGTCGCCGGTCAGACACGCGACGAGGTCGCCACCACCCTGGACGGGCACGACCTCGAGCTGACCGAGCAGAGCGCCTTCAGCGAAGACGTGGCCAAGGGCAACGCCATCACGTCCAATCCTCCTGCCGAGACCGAGCTGGCGAAGGGGAGCGAGGTCACCGTCGTCTTCTCCAAGGGTCCGGAGCGCTACGAGGTCCCCGAGCTCGCCGGACTGACGGTCGACGCCGCCAAGGCCGCCCTCGCGAAGCGAAACCTTGCCCTCGGGGACACGACCCAGCAGTGGCACGAGTCGGTCGCGAAGGGCGAGATCATCTCCGCCGACCCCGGGGCCGGCACCGAGCTGAAGCGGGACCAAGAGGTCACCGTCGCCGTCTCGAAGGGTCCCGAGCCGATCCCGGTCCCCTCCGTCACCGGCCAGAGCGCCGCCGCGGCGATCGCCGCCCTCGAGAAGGCAGACCTGTCCGTCACCCGCACCGACGACGTCTACTCCACGTCGGTGGACAAGGGCCTCGTGGCCAGCCAGTCCCCCGCCGACGGCACCCTCACCCGCGGTGAGACGGTCACGATCACCGTGTCCAAGGGCCCCGAGATGGTCACCGTGCCCGACGTGCAGGGCCTGTCCGAGGCGGAGGCGAAGCGCAAGCTCAAGGCTGCCGGACTCACGGGCGCCCCCCAGCCGGGCCTGGGCAGTCTCCTCGACCAGGTCATCGACACCCGGCCGTCCAGCGGCCAGAGCGTGGAGAAGGGCTCGACGGTGAAGATCTACGGCCTCTGA
- a CDS encoding ROK family glucokinase has protein sequence MSTRVGIDIGGTKVSGGVLDDDGRILVRTRRDTPDRSNAPRIVEDTIVEVFEELLALADEAGVEPPATVGVGAAGFVAADRATVVFAPHLSWRNEPLRESLGKRIDLPIVIENDANAALWAEYRFGAARGVTHAVMITLGTGIGGAVLVGGHLVRGRYGIAGEFGHMQVVPGGQRCECGNRGCWEQYSSGNALVREARGLAMANSPMAADLIAHVGGDVEDLTGPRITDAAKEGDATAIELLAEIGHWLGVGIADLAAALDPEVFIVGGGVSAAEDLLLGPARDTFSRQLAGRGYRPAARIVTARFGPDAGLIGAATLGAEG, from the coding sequence GTGAGCACGCGCGTCGGCATCGACATCGGAGGGACGAAGGTCTCCGGCGGCGTCCTGGACGACGACGGCCGGATCCTCGTGCGCACCCGACGCGACACCCCGGACCGTTCCAACGCGCCGCGCATCGTCGAGGACACGATCGTCGAGGTCTTCGAGGAGCTGCTCGCGCTCGCGGATGAGGCGGGGGTCGAGCCGCCGGCCACGGTCGGTGTCGGCGCCGCCGGCTTCGTGGCCGCCGACCGGGCGACCGTCGTCTTCGCGCCGCACCTGTCCTGGCGCAACGAGCCGCTGCGCGAGTCCCTCGGCAAGCGCATCGACCTGCCGATCGTCATCGAGAACGATGCCAACGCCGCACTGTGGGCCGAGTACCGATTCGGCGCTGCGCGCGGGGTCACGCACGCCGTGATGATCACCCTGGGCACCGGCATCGGCGGCGCCGTCCTCGTCGGCGGCCACCTGGTGCGTGGGCGCTACGGGATCGCCGGCGAGTTCGGGCACATGCAGGTCGTGCCGGGTGGCCAGCGGTGCGAGTGCGGCAACCGCGGCTGCTGGGAGCAGTACTCCTCCGGCAATGCTCTCGTGCGCGAGGCTCGGGGCCTGGCGATGGCCAACTCCCCGATGGCGGCCGACCTGATCGCCCACGTCGGCGGTGACGTCGAGGACCTGACCGGGCCGCGCATCACCGACGCGGCCAAGGAGGGCGACGCGACGGCCATCGAGCTGCTCGCCGAGATCGGCCACTGGCTCGGGGTCGGCATCGCCGACCTCGCGGCCGCGCTGGACCCCGAGGTCTTCATCGTCGGTGGGGGAGTGAGCGCTGCGGAGGACCTGCTCCTGGGCCCTGCGCGCGACACCTTCTCGCGACAACTGGCCGGACGCGGTTACCGACCGGCCGCGCGGATCGTCACCGCACGCTTCGGTCCCGACGCCGGGCTCATCGGTGCGGCCACGCTGGGTGCCGAGGGCTGA